A DNA window from Synchiropus splendidus isolate RoL2022-P1 chromosome 2, RoL_Sspl_1.0, whole genome shotgun sequence contains the following coding sequences:
- the LOC128754170 gene encoding protein unc-93 homolog B1-like: MMEEMGKDEQLGGADQYVQQANGALNEMHDVGQEDNLPGQMEEILAPLAEYNEEEEERKYYRRKRLGVIKNVVAASVAAMIVYSVYMGLLQMQLVLHHDSTYRDVKYSNLGLENIDQKMLMGINVTPIIGLLYTPTLIRFLGTKWMMFLASGIYALFVSTNYWERYYTLVPSAVAIGVAIVPLWASLGNYIIRMAQQYYEYVNYKDEHVQEQKKLPKGACHRYIIIFQSVFFIIFHLSIVFAELPMRLVLHSHLQNRSHVLFGVERCGASVAGLIPGFNTTLLTYLPRSMLLIEVESVLMGFAFLSMIIFLVLCGPAYRPTEEIDLRSIGWGNIFQLPFKHFRDYRLRLLCPFFIFSGFEVTFVFSEFTLNYGVCVLGIKELWLIIFVYGLSCSVFSSLSLSLLHVPKWTCLASGAFVHGALLVTLLAFSPNPKSPTGDEYLLPVLAIAVLWGLATALNKTSISIILGCLYAEEKERLDFVYTIYHWWQAISIFFIYLWANMPMRAKLSILLATLLLACYCYWVMERRLAKNERHRLPRIPRPRHKVKGYRYLEDYNSDESDSEKSVEDDEEEQDESNDEEHAAEEMGAQDREEGRDLQGEAAGAESPSARRRGHKGGDANRRMSM, encoded by the exons ATG ATGGAGGAGATGGGCAAAGACGAGCAGCTCGGCGGTGCAGACCAATATGTGCAGCAGGCAAACGGTGCCTTAAATGAAATGCATGACGTGGGGCAAGAAGACAACCTCCCCGGTCAG ATGGAGGAGATTCTGGCTCCGCTCGCCGAGTacaatgaggaagaggaggagcgaaAATATTACCGTAGGAAGCGCCTCGGAGTGATCAAGAACGTGGTTGCAGCCAGTGTTGCGGCCATGATCGTGTACTCTGTATATATGG GGCTTCTGCAGATGCAACTGGTATTGCATCATGACTCCACATACAGAGATGTGAAGTACAGCAACTTGGGGCTGGAGAACATTGACCAAAAGATGCTGATGGGAATCAATGTTACGCCCATCATTGGTCTATTGTACACCCCCACTCTCATCAG GTTTCTTGGTACAAAGTGGATGATGTTCCTGGCTTCAGGGATCTACGCTCTTTTTGTCTCTACCAACTACTGGGAGCGTTACTACACTTTGGTCCCATCCGCTGTTGCTATTGGTGTGGCGATTGTTCCTCTTTGGGCCTCTCTAGGAAATTACATCATAAG GATGGCACAACAGTATTACGAGTACGTCAACTACAAGGATGAGCATgtgcaggagcagaagaagctTCCAAAAGGAGCCTGTCACCGTTACATCATTATCTTCCAGtctgtcttcttcatcatctttcat CTGAGTATTGTCTTCGCTGAGCTGCCCATGCGTCTCGTCCTCCACAGCCACTTACAAAACCGGAGTCATGTCCTCTTCGGGGTTGAACGCTGCg ggGCGTCAGTAGCCGGGCTGATCCCAGGCTTTAATACTACGCTGCTGACTTACCTTCCACGGTCCATGCTGCTCATTGAAGTGGAGAGTGTCCTGATGGGGTTCGCCTTCCTCTCAATGATCATT TTCCTGGTGCTGTGTGGCCCTGCTTACCGacccacagaggagattgatctGCGAAGTATCGGATGGGGAAATATATTCCAGCTGCCTTTTAAACACTTCAGAGACTACCGTCTGCGTCTGCTGTGtcccttcttcatcttcagcgGCTTCGAAGTTACTTTTGTATTCTCGGAGTTCACCTTG aACTACGGGGTGTGTGTGCTGGGCATTAAAGAGCTCTGGCTCATCATCTTTGTCTACGGCCTCTCCTGCTccgtcttctcctccctctctctcagtctCTTGCATGTCCCCAAGTGGACCTGCCTGGCATCAGGTGCCTTTGTACACGGGGCGCTGCTGGTGACTCTCCTGGCATTTTCCCCGAATCCCAAAAGTCCAACAGGCGACGAGTACCTGCTGCCAGTGCTGGCGATCGCCGTGCTGTGGGGCCTGGCCACAGCGCTGAACAAGACCAGCATCAGCA TCATTCTAGGGTGCCTGTATGCGGAGGAGAAAGAACGTCTGGACTTTGTCTACACCATCTACCACTGGTGGCAGGCcatctcaatatttttcatctaCCTTTGGGCAAACATGCCGATGAGA GCCAAACTCTCCATCCTGCTGGCCACTCTGCTGCTGGCTTGCTACTGCTACTGGGTCATGGAGCGGCGTCTGGCCAAAAACGAACGTCACAGACTCCCTCGCATCCCTCGGCCACGACATAAG GTTAAAGGTTACCGCTACCTTGAAGATTACAACTCAGATGAGTCAGACTCTGAGAAGAGTgtggaagatgatgaagaggagcaagATGAAAGCAACGACGAAGAACATGCGGCAGAGGAAATGGGAGCACAGGAcagagaggaaggaagggatctgcaaggagaagctgctggagctgaaTCGCCCAGCGCCAGGAGGAGGGGTCACAAGGGCGGTGACGCAAACAGAAGGATGTCGATGTGA
- the LOC128754576 gene encoding mitochondrial import inner membrane translocase subunit Tim10: protein MDPMKAQQLAAELEVEMMADMYNRMTNACHRKCVPPHYKEADLSKGEMVCLDRCVAKYLDLHERLGRKLTELSVQDEEMMRKAAVGSG from the exons ATGGATCCCATGAAGGCACAGCAGCTCGCGGCAGaactggaggtggagatgatggCTGACATGTACAACCG GATGACAAACGCCTGCCACAGGAAATGTGTGCCGCCGCATTACAAGGAAGCAGATCTGAGCAAGGGCGAGATGGTTTGCTTGGACCGTTGCGTGGCCAAGTACCTGGACCTCCATGAGAGGCTGGGCCGCAAACTGACCGAGCTCTCTGTGCAAGATGAGGAGATGATGAGGAAAGCGGCTGTAGGGAGCGGATAA